ATGCATGTTGCATTTGCAGCGTTGCAGTGCGCGACTTCCTATCTAGTGAAGCAACCGCTCTGCTTAGaaagtgtgaaggtgaagcgGTGAGAACAAATATCACCCTCGCGTGCAGGATGTGAGCTGGCTGCGCCGCTGATGAGTCATGCTGTGTCAGAATCGACTTTCGATTTGTTGTTATATTTTTGGACTGCCTATGAAATCAAGTCGATCTCTGTTTGCTTTACTCACGGTTTTTGAGAGtaaaccagcagcagcagcaccccGCCAAGGAGGACGAGGACGGCCAGGAAGACGTAGAACCAGAATCCTTTCACTAAggcatgggaaaaaaatcaacagtaATAGCGGGAAAAGGACAGGGAGGGTTGGCAGGAACATGCTCATGCCGGGTGTTGGAACGGAACCGTTCCTCCATATTGCGTAGAAACACGCGCTTCTGCTGCACATGAATAAAATCGCAACGCGCTTCTTGCTCACCTGCGACACTTGCAGATTTTGTCGGCGCGTTTGTCGGCGCATTTGTCCACTTGGCGGTGGAGCTCCACTCGCTCCACGGGCCCTGAGATGGGTTACTGGGGCACAACTTGGCCCGGACAACCACGCTACAGTTGGCGTGGGGCGGCAGCTCCTTGTGTCCCACCAGGAAGTACCTCTTGTCCACCGAGAAGAAACGCGCCGGATCCTAACggaagaaaaagtcaaaccATCTTCACAAGTCCGACCGAGAATGTAATGATTCGCCCGTTGATTAATTAAAAGTTTTTTCCCCCGCCCCATGAAAAAGTGTTGACTTGAGTTCTACCTGCAAGAGACCTTGTTGGGTTCGAATTCGCAGCTCATACATCAGACAATCGTTGTTGTCATTGGCGAGGTCCCACGTGATGTTGTCGAATCCGTCGAGGGACGTCACTCGCACGTTGAAAGGTGGCGGAGGTTTTACTGGTAGTTACACAAATGGAGCTCAACAAAAATAGTCCACATggcaaaattatatttttgctATGAAGCaaatggcacttttttttttctgcatccaCTTTGTGATGTTACAAATTGTGTGCAGAGTAAGAAATTATAGTTATgctgaaaaatatttacatttcaaaattttaattcaaatacGCTCTGTCAGaaataaaggaaaacaaaatttgaatcggaaaaacaaatctttgGTAGGGAAAGAAGCTACTTACCCACGTCGTAAAGCGCCCAGTCTGACAACTCGCAATACGGGTCTCCCGGCAGGCTGACGGTCGCCGTGCATTCGGTCCCGATGGCGGCGATGTCGTAGAGCTCCGGTGGGTACATGACGCACCAGGACTCAGGCGGCATCAGCCGGCAGCTGTCGGCCACGTGAAGCTCACCGTCGCTACAAAAGCGCACAGAGGAGTGACGACACATGATATCACCACTGCATACAAATCCGACGTGGATGATGACGTCATTAGAGACAGCGTCAGGTGAGGATTACCTGCAGTTGACGTCAAGGCGCAGCGGCTGCGTCGGTACCGAAGCGCACGAGCAGTTGAGGAGAATGTTGTAGTCGGTGGAGCAGGTGACGCCGCAGGTGGGCGAGTAGACTGCGACCGGAGCGTTTGAAATACACAATTTGCAAAATATcaaagactgaaaaaaaaacgacaggTTGACCCCCCCAATTGCACACAGAAAATGGGGGCAAAACATTTACAGGCATCTAAACAACATACCGCCTTGGAGAAGCATCGGCAGGTTCCACAGCATCAGTGAAAGGACGGCAGCCATGAATGTGCTCGCAAAAGCAGGAAACCCAGCcactaaaacaaaatgcagcaTATTTGAAAGGAcacaaaatccaaaatgaCGAAGACATCCATTTCTgactatttcatttttaaaagcagcGTTAACAATCTTGAACGTCATTTGTACAACCTGAACACGAAAAGTAAAGCTTACCTTTTAAACTCTGAACGCCAAAGACATCAAAAAGCTAAAGACGTGCGAGCGGAAACTCCCAATTTAGTCCCTGCGGTGGCACCGGCCGCCTCTGTGATGTCAAATGTGGTTATGTCGCCTTCTGCAGAATGGCTTCCTCACCTCGCGTTGTGTCGCCGCACCACCGGGGCAGCAGATAAGAGTTGGTGcatgcattttcttttgcttgcTTCTATTGTTTGTCCTTCCTGCAAAAGTAAAAGCACATCGTTGCAGGCACACAGGCAGACTTGGGATACTCCAGCACAACCTTTTCGAACGGCATGTAAATTTTGCCCTATGACTCAAAAGAAAACCACTGCAGTTTCGGTACTGAAATGatccaaatgatgtcatcataaaAGACCTTTAGTACACGCTTCCTCTTGATCTAAAAGCCTCCTTTGAGTGACTATAAAGcggtaaaaacacatttgtataAACAGTaagacttggaaaaaaaatacgtacTTTGACTTGTGCTTCTTGTGTTGATAAAGTGTTTGTATTCTATATAAGGCACTTTTAAGTTGGCTCTgtgaaaagaaggaaaacactGTTTCTCATTTGAAATTGGGTCTTCCAAATAATGTGAATactacggaagaggattatacggaagaggattagggccagtgaa
This DNA window, taken from Syngnathus acus chromosome 16, fSynAcu1.2, whole genome shotgun sequence, encodes the following:
- the il21r.1 gene encoding interleukin 21 receptor, tandem duplicate 1, whose amino-acid sequence is MAAVLSLMLWNLPMLLQGVYSPTCGVTCSTDYNILLNCSCASVPTQPLRLDVNCSDGELHVADSCRLMPPESWCVMYPPELYDIAAIGTECTATVSLPGDPYCELSDWALYDVVKPPPPFNVRVTSLDGFDNITWDLANDNNDCLMYELRIRTQQGLLQDPARFFSVDKRYFLVGHKELPPHANCSVVVRAKLCPSNPSQGPWSEWSSTAKWTNAPTNAPTKSASVAVKGFWFYVFLAVLVLLGGVLLLLVYSQKPFLLKRFPLSSYVCRPHDFFQPLYLDYGGNFKGWVRPLFSEHDMLGNTPHEEMAPTTKKQLYFHKAATKGDDETRPAGCLLLVPAPLAQLAHVSIHTVIVCEEDDHQASDPNHRELLDSDLEEPVVDGQDQGRLFNDWPEEAERASLASNRQSDDGYPRVDMDTVDSGFGECTSPSHSGSGEPARNFLPERRNSRSNYVKQWMMCNDAREDSRNALQ